In the Populus trichocarpa isolate Nisqually-1 chromosome 1, P.trichocarpa_v4.1, whole genome shotgun sequence genome, one interval contains:
- the LOC7467672 gene encoding mitochondrial inner membrane protease ATP23 isoform X4 gives MTEEPGTTPGSDGTTVEECKNMIRRSFRTPMVKFLREHMEKAGCGVGENFLKAVNCDKKIAGGYVRGEGIMVCSNHMNTQDDVNQVVIHELIHAYDDCRAANLDWADCAHHACSEIRAGHLSGDCHYKRELLRGYMKLRGHEQIHRNAV, from the exons ATGACGGAGGAACCAGGCACGACACCCGGCTCCGACGGCACGACAGTAGAGGAATGCAAAAATATGATTCGCCGGAGTTTCCGGA CTCCAATGGTGAAATTTTTGAGGGAGCATATGGAGAAAGCAGGGTGTGGAGTTGGTGAAAATTTCTTGAAAGCTGTTAATTGTGATAAGAAGATTGCTGGTGGTTATGTTCGTGGCGAAGGG ATAATGGTGTGTAGTAATCACATGAACACTCAAGATGATGTAAACCAAGTTGTTATACATGAGCTGATTCATGCGTATGATGACTGTCGGGCTGCGAACTTGGATTGGGCTGACTGTGCTCATCATGCCTGTAGTGAG ATTCGTGCTGGCCATTTAAGTGGTGATTGCCATTACAAACGAGAATTGCTGCGGGGTTATATGAAATTAAGAGGCCATGAGCAG
- the LOC7467672 gene encoding mitochondrial inner membrane protease ATP23 isoform X3, with product MTEEPGTTPGSDGTTVEECKNMIRRSFRTPMVKFLREHMEKAGCGVGENFLKAVNCDKKIAGGYVRGEGIMVCSNHMNTQDDVNQVVIHELIHAYDDCRAANLDWADCAHHACSEIRAGHLSGDCHYKRELLRGYMKLRGHEQVAAHGSPAA from the exons ATGACGGAGGAACCAGGCACGACACCCGGCTCCGACGGCACGACAGTAGAGGAATGCAAAAATATGATTCGCCGGAGTTTCCGGA CTCCAATGGTGAAATTTTTGAGGGAGCATATGGAGAAAGCAGGGTGTGGAGTTGGTGAAAATTTCTTGAAAGCTGTTAATTGTGATAAGAAGATTGCTGGTGGTTATGTTCGTGGCGAAGGG ATAATGGTGTGTAGTAATCACATGAACACTCAAGATGATGTAAACCAAGTTGTTATACATGAGCTGATTCATGCGTATGATGACTGTCGGGCTGCGAACTTGGATTGGGCTGACTGTGCTCATCATGCCTGTAGTGAG ATTCGTGCTGGCCATTTAAGTGGTGATTGCCATTACAAACGAGAATTGCTGCGGGGTTATATGAAATTAAGAGGCCATGAGCAG